The Bradysia coprophila strain Holo2 unplaced genomic scaffold, BU_Bcop_v1 contig_70, whole genome shotgun sequence genome contains a region encoding:
- the LOC119083557 gene encoding uncharacterized protein LOC119083557 translates to MWFVKFVILVSVLLFYLQSIEAQLAWSPIQVDSESSVDLWTRKANGCPCSWRSSSSTNVDEDQDCACCVKGGCQCGEESPARCGQCGLEQFCVSMCNITLDSRALQNSSGFAFGQIKSPALQGPTVCKYILRPAPGQRVELQVYRLVSAGRFNDKIKRCEGGSLRFGETDEYVGAELCAANERFSPPAVLFSDEGATTLVFNITEQTVRSQFLAYFSFTALSNSLVGFHPRGGTRVTSTECDWSYHDYACQTKESCAIASPGFPGIYPPNVICRYLLATSSIHTRVKITFTSLLLPEEHCDSHYIALYEGIVPYDKKLATICGTQKPDPLIFKGPNLLLEFNAGYQVPPFAYNGFSANLEFIEGPPTTIQPPSTLPPPIIIESGQPPSDIVEWTPKFSPCDKVIIEANGRSGHFDTRGRPFSTNCRLIFKGKPTDVVHISLFNYRLKSQACRSVIEIVDGSLETHKKSMHKMCSPTIRHARDADGNFLPPQTFISSGSQIMVALRRPNSGANEPNNNDEFIDGAYMFHDEQQSGTLQPTSLCNTDHYGLSSPIIGNVLGPGTEHLYWNIEGSLSCAHHFIPAANQSVIVTIDSLDRLGNEPHCETVCGDAGCQCLTNTLPIEEIDHLAMYSENGRMVNCLCGSFRSEWLPVSLRSWSPVKLIYSVAHYSWSSKGFTFRSSYSFNTDAICGRKTFTTHSGELTSNNFPTAFSLNSFYHQQCTWILDSKVERQLFVEISTEQSRSCSAWNISLHEYSPSEDDPLHAGVLLHLFCPRDRKKQYNMPWKLSTVVIRAQAMTRTAPVYTIKWTSQVVRSNNRLGPPTPAPNAVSSAQMSIKSSSCFYLTFCVRIIVLVLFVTNRNS, encoded by the exons ATGTGgtttgtgaaatttgtaattttggtGTCGGTGCTGCTGTTTTATCTTCAGTCAATTGAAGCTCAACTCGCCTGGTCGCCTATACAAGTGGATTCTGAGA GTAGCGTTGATCTATGGACTCGCAAAGCCAACGGTTGCCCATGTTCTTGGAGATCGTCAAGTTCCACAAATGTCGACGAAGACCAAGATTGTGCTTGTTGTGTTAAAGGAGGTTGTCAGTGTGGCGAGGAATCACCAGCTCGATGTGGACAGTGTGGTTTGGAACAGTTTTGTGTGAGCA TGTGCAACATTACATTGGACTCAAGAGCGCTACAAAATAGTTCGGGATTTGCATTCGGACAAATTAAATCACCAGCATTACAAG GGCCAACAGTgtgtaaatatattttgagaCCTGCGCCCGGCCAACGTGTAGAATTGCAGGTATATCGACTTGTATCAGCCGGACGCTTTAATGATAAAATTAAGAG ATGTGAAGGTGGGTCACTTCGTTTTGGAGAAACTGACGAATATGTTGGGGCCGAATTATGTGCAGCCAATGAGCGATTTTCACCTCCAGCAGTTTTATTTTCAGATGAAGGAGCTACAACACTAGTATTTaa CATCACCGAACAAACAGTTCGTTCGCAGTTTCTGGCTTACTTCAGTTTCACGGCGCTAAGCAATTCATTGGTTGGATTTCACCCGCGTGGTGGTACCAGAGTTACGTCTACAG AGTGCGACTGGTCGTATCATGATTATGCCTGTCAAACAAAGGAATCGTGTGCTATAGCCAGTCCCGGTTTTCCTGGAATATATCCTCCCAATGTTATCTGCCGTTATCTGTTGGCCACATCATCGATACATACACGAGTAAAAATAACTTTCACGTCGCTGCTTTTACCGGAAGA GCACTGTGACTCCCACTATATAGCTTTGTATGAAGGCATAGTGCcttatgacaaaaaattggCTACGATATGTGGGACTCAGAAACCCGATCCGCTGATTTTTAAAGGACCCAACTTGCTTCTCGAATTTAATGCTGGTTATCAGGTGCCTCCGTTCGCTTACAATGGATTTTCCGccaatttagaatttattgaaGGTCCACCTACAACGATCCAACCGCCATCAACATTACCACCACCCATAATTATTGAATCTGGACAGCCGCCGTCAGATAttg TGGAATGGACACCGAAATTTTCTCCGTGCGACAAGgtcataattgaagctaatgGCCGTTCCGGTCATTTTGATACACGAGGAAGACCATTTTCTACAAACTGTCGGTTGATATTCAAAGGCAAACCAACCGATgttgtacacatttcattgtTTAACTACCGACTAAAGTCTCAAGCATGCCGTTCCGTTATCGAAATCGTTGATGGATCGTTGGAGACGCACAAAAAGTCAATGCATAAAATGTGTTCGCCCACGATTCGGCATGCAAGGGATGCTGATGGGAATTTTTTGCCACCACAAACGTTTATATCGTCTGGGTCGCAAATTATGGTCGCACTGCGTAGACCGAATTCGGGTGCTAACGAGCCCAACAATAATGATGAGTTCATCGATGGTGCATACATGTTCCATGATG AACAACAGAGCGGCACTCTACAGCCCACTTCACTTTGCAACACGGATCACTATGGATTAAGTAGTCCAATAATCGGAAATGTTCTTGGACCTGGAACTGAACACTTGTATTGGAATATTGAGGGATCGCTGTCCTGCGCTCATCATTTTATTCCTGCTGCCAATCAAAGTGTCATTGTAACT ATTGACTCATTGGATCGCTTGGGTAATGAGCCACATTGTGAGACGGTTTGCGGTGATGCTGG ATGTCAATGCCTTACAAATACACTTCCTATTGAAGAAATCGATCACTTAGCAATGTACTCCGAAAATGGACGCATGGTTAATTGTTTATGCGGATCATTTCGATCAGAATGGCTTCCAGTGTCTTTGCGAAGTTGGAGTCCAGTAAAATTAATATATTCG GTGGCGCACTATTCGTGGAGCTCGAAAGGATTCACATTCAGGTCTTCTTATAGCTTTAATACCGACGCGATTTGCGGTCGTAAAACATTTACAACACATTCAG GTGAACTGACATCCAACAACTTTCCCACAgctttttcattgaattcctTCTACCATCAACAATGTACATGGATCCTGGATTCGAAAGTAGAACGTCAATTATTTGTTGAG ATATCGACAGAGCAGAGTCGCTCTTGCAGTGCATGGAACATTTCACTGCATGAATATTCACCATCCGAAGATGATCCCTTACATGCAGGTGTTTTGTTACATTTGTTTTGTCCCAGAGATCGTaaaaagcaatacaacatgcCGTGGAAGCTTAGCACCGTTGTAATTAG